A single window of Mycosarcoma maydis chromosome 1, whole genome shotgun sequence DNA harbors:
- a CDS encoding uncharacterized protein (related to FK506-binding protein (FKBP)), translated as MSATPIGFFGLKLVPGKVHRMDVSRDFKITNVSYADQPKSNTKTLVKIHYTHVPGFEDDYDEEEQEKEPKSTDEEEEIEEKVYTLCSLNGANKDHAVVDLQFCQEELIGFSITGDAPVDLVGNYVAPPDFFDQDPSDSELYSDDEDDDEDMYGLDSDDFDDDDDDDMDEDPDRFEELVESSASKPKKAIEAAPLADSKKRAAEKPVKETAAKKLKADASAASAASTPTKAIETKGEKQTKGAKDTKPKSETVEKKTVDKSTSKMTTTKLPSGLVIEEKSAGSGPPCKAGQKVGMRYVGKLTNGKVFDQCTSGKPFYFKLGKGEVIKGWDEGVKGMRVGAERRLTCPPKLAYGNQKIPGIPANSTLVFDVKLVEIK; from the coding sequence ATGTCGGCTACTCCCATCGGCTTCTTCGGCCTGAAGCTCGTGCCAGGCAAGGTCCACAGGATGGACGTCTCGCGCGACTTTAAGATCACCAACGTCTCGTACGCCGATCAGCCCAAGTCCAATACCAAGACACTCGTCAAGATCCACTACACTCATGTCCCTGGTTTTGAGGATGACTAcgatgaagaagagcaagagaaAGAGCCCAAATCTACcgatgaagaggaggagatCGAGGAAAAGGTGTACACGCTCTGCAGCCTCAACGGCGCCAACAAGGACCACGCTGTCGTCGACCTCCAATTCTGCCAGGAAGAGCTCATCGGCTTTTCCATCACAGGTGACGCGCCTGTCGACCTTGTAGGCAACTACGTCGCTCCTCCTGACTTCTTCGATCAAGACCCTTCCGACAGTGAGCTCTactcggacgacgaagatgacgatgaggatATGTACGgtctcgactcggacgactttgacgatgatgatgatgatgacatGGACGAGGATCCAGACCGCTTCGAAGAGCTTGTTGAGTCTTCCGCCTCGAAGCCCAAGAAGGCTATCGAGGCTGCTCCCCTCGCCGATTCCAAGAAGCGTGCGGCGGAGAAGCCTGTCAAGGAAAccgctgccaagaagctcaaagcTGATGCTTCCGCCGCTTCCGCCGCTTCCACCCCTACCAAGGCCATCGAGACCAAAGGAGAGAAGCAGACCAAGGGCGCAAAAGACACCAAGCCCAAGTCTGAGACCGTCGAGAAAAAGACGGTCGACAAGTCTACTTCCAAGATgaccaccaccaagctTCCATCCGGTCTCGTCATCGAGGAAAAGAGTGCAGGCTCCGGTCCTCCCTGCAAGGCTGGTCAAAAGGTCGGCATGCGATACGTCGGCAAGCTCACTAACGGTAAAGTGTTTGACCAGTGCACTAGCGGCAAGCCATTCTACTTTAAACTTGGCAAGGGAGAGGTCATCAAGGGTTGGGACGAGGGTGTCAAGGGTATGCGTGTCGGTGCAGAGCGCCGTCTCACCTGCCCTCCTAAACTTGCTTACGGCAACCAGAAGATTCCCGGCATCCCCGCCAACTCGACACTCGTCTTCGATGTCAAACTTGTTGAAATCAAGTGA
- a CDS encoding putative myo-inositol oxygenase: MAPIAVDPVMMATMPAAKTLTSVTTKGTAMDAISDMVDEVNVYRGTHPCAPQPCSEDDQAWRTEGSQFDSEKDKDDFRRYEDALDHVKAFYKTQHEKQTVAFNIAARERFLHNHHASMTVWEAIEKLDTLVDESDPDTSLSQIQHLLQTAEAMRRDGKPDWMQLTGLIHDLGKLLCFFGADGQWDVVGDTFVVGCAPQGTVYPHTFENNPDLHDERYNTKYGMYQPNCGLGNVMLSFGHDEYLYEIAKRESTLPQAALDMIRYHSFYPWHREGAYQHLCAPQDQEALQNVLAFNPYDLYSKSDSPPDPVALRPYYETLIEKYFGGKDRKIQW, encoded by the coding sequence ATGGCGCCGATCGCAGTTGACCCGGTCATGATGGCTACTatgccagcagccaagacgctcaccTCGGTCACAACCAAGGGTACCGCCATGGATGCTATCTCTGACATGGTGGATGAAGTGAATGTTTACCGTGGCACCCACCCTTGCGCACCCCAACCTTGCAGTGAAGACGACCAAGCATGGCGTACCGAAGGTTCTCAATTCGACTCGGaaaaggacaaggacgactTTCGTCGATACGAAGACGCGCTCGACCACGTCAAGGCCTTCTACAAGACGCAGCATGAAAAGCAAACGGTTGCCTTCAACATTGCGGCGCGCGAGCGATTCCTTCACAATCACCACGCCTCGATGACGGTCTGGGAAGCAATCGAAAAGCTCGATACGCTAGTCGATGAATCCGATCCGGACACATCGCTTTCACAGATCCAGCACCTCTTGCAGACAGCAGAGGCGATGCGAAGAGACGGCAAACCGGACTGGATGCAACTCACCGGTCTCATCCACGACCTCGGCAAACTGCTGTGCTTCTTCGGAGCGGACGGTCAGTGGGATGTTGTCGGCGACACGTTTGTGGTCGGTTGTGCTCCACAGGGAACCGTCTACCCTCACACGTTTGAAAACAACCCCGACTTGCACGACGAAAGGTACAACACCAAGTACGGCATGTATCAGCCTAACTGTGGTCTTGGAAACGTCATGCTCAGCTTCGGACACGACGAGTACCTCTACGAGATTGCCAAGCGCGAATCAACACTGCcgcaagcagcgctcgacatgatcCGTTACCACAGCTTCTACCCGTGGCACCGTGAGGGTGCGTATCAACACCTGTGCGCACCACAAGATCAAGAGGCGTTGCAGAACGTCCTCGCTTTCAATCCTTATGATCTCTACTCCAAGTCCGACTCGCCTCCTGACCCCGTCGCTCTGCGTCCGTACTACGAGACGCTTATCGAAAAGTACTTTGGCGGTAAGGATCGCAAGATCCAGTGGTAA